In a single window of the Nitrospirota bacterium genome:
- the ybgF gene encoding tol-pal system protein YbgF, producing the protein MNKNGNVAGKVVLAGFFFLTAGGCAFQSDVTDLHLEMDQLKDKMARVNLTLDANERVVKDRVQTTTKEQGDAFLKLDQIGVDLQTIQGRIEENNHSLSDLSQKTEEQSLRINDQNSRLGNLENRMVMLEKSGQTPQISSSPEEQGKMILQGKSLDSTSTSSPATTLSPQEAYNLAYSDFVKGNYDLALLGFLNFTQQFQNSVLMANALYWLGESYFNKKEFPKAIETFDRVARDYPKHDKTPGSILKEGYAYFEMGEKLRGTTYLKKVIEQYPRSNEAQLAKEKLATAR; encoded by the coding sequence ATGAATAAAAATGGAAACGTCGCTGGCAAGGTCGTTTTAGCCGGTTTCTTTTTTCTAACGGCAGGGGGGTGCGCTTTTCAATCCGACGTTACGGATCTCCACCTTGAAATGGATCAACTGAAAGATAAAATGGCGCGGGTGAACCTGACTCTGGACGCCAATGAACGGGTGGTGAAAGACAGGGTGCAAACAACGACCAAAGAACAGGGGGACGCGTTTTTAAAACTGGACCAGATCGGGGTAGATTTACAAACGATTCAGGGGAGAATTGAAGAGAATAACCATTCGCTTTCAGACCTTTCCCAAAAAACAGAAGAACAATCCCTTCGCATCAATGACCAGAATTCCAGGCTGGGGAATCTGGAAAACCGGATGGTGATGCTTGAAAAATCAGGGCAAACGCCTCAAATAAGTTCATCGCCGGAAGAACAGGGAAAAATGATTTTACAGGGAAAGAGCCTTGATTCAACTTCAACATCTTCTCCGGCCACAACGCTTTCCCCCCAGGAGGCCTATAATCTTGCCTATAGCGATTTTGTTAAAGGCAATTATGATTTGGCTCTCCTTGGATTCCTAAACTTTACCCAGCAATTTCAAAACTCGGTTCTCATGGCAAACGCCTTATATTGGTTGGGGGAGAGTTATTTCAACAAAAAAGAATTTCCAAAAGCGATTGAAACTTTTGATCGGGTGGCCAGGGACTATCCGAAACATGATAAGACGCCCGGGTCTATTTTAAAAGAAGGATATGCTTATTTTGAAATGGGAGAAAAATTAAGGGGAACGACGTATTTGAAAAAGGTCATCGAGCAATATCCCAGGTCTAATGAAGCCCAGTTGGCAAAAGAAAAATTAGCAACCGCCCGATAA
- the mutL gene encoding DNA mismatch repair endonuclease MutL: MIPKIKILSDSLINKIAAGEVIERPASIVKELIDNSIDAKSDGIIVYLKDGGKGFISVSDNGEGMSPEDAVIAFERHATSKLSSEEDLDRISTLGFRGEALPSIAAVSEVSLTTKMTEGPGVELSVLNGKIVHQKEVARGKGTEITIFRLFDNFPARKKFLKSGSTELANITSVINQLSLAHFQISFELVHQGRRIFRYPAVETLRERVYQIYGQEILDHLVFVERKSDPYFSIFGFISLPPHSHGNRTYQELFINKRPIKNPMISHAVYEAYATHLMKGQNPFFIFLMDIDPSKVDVNVHPSKKEVRFSDASSIHQKVFTTVRETLNGNSLQCRVLESRDGNEPVRSYPPPERYQVQIKEAAQEYVNRTVFGKEPEYDRKDENRDLFKNAETGQQPIFKVLGQFNSMFLLVQSEGELLIIDQHAAHERILFEKFLDQYVKTTPQVQSLLIPQQIDVSFKDLLVLQEYESVFHKMGFEFDYFGERTILIRSVPSFLSGTNILFLISDLIEDIQLFQEVFSEKERAEKIIATMACHGAVKAGQTLGQTEISTLYNDLMQLNGPLTCPHGRPIRKSFSVKELEKLFHRI, from the coding sequence ATGATTCCAAAAATTAAAATTTTATCTGACAGTTTGATCAATAAAATTGCGGCAGGCGAAGTGATTGAAAGGCCCGCTTCAATCGTTAAGGAGTTGATTGATAATTCCATTGACGCAAAAAGTGATGGGATTATTGTTTATCTAAAGGACGGAGGAAAGGGATTCATTTCCGTTTCCGATAACGGTGAGGGAATGAGCCCGGAGGATGCGGTCATTGCCTTTGAACGGCATGCCACCAGCAAATTATCCTCGGAGGAGGATTTAGATCGAATTTCTACATTGGGGTTTCGGGGAGAGGCTTTGCCCAGTATTGCCGCTGTTTCCGAGGTTTCGCTCACCACGAAAATGACTGAGGGTCCCGGAGTGGAACTCAGCGTTTTAAATGGAAAAATCGTTCATCAAAAAGAGGTTGCCAGGGGGAAGGGAACAGAGATTACCATTTTTCGCCTTTTCGATAACTTTCCCGCGAGGAAAAAATTTTTGAAATCAGGATCAACCGAGTTGGCCAATATCACTTCAGTCATTAATCAGCTATCTCTTGCGCACTTTCAAATTAGTTTTGAACTGGTGCATCAGGGCAGGAGGATTTTCAGGTATCCTGCGGTTGAAACTCTGAGAGAACGTGTTTATCAAATTTATGGACAGGAAATCCTGGATCACCTGGTTTTTGTGGAGAGAAAAAGCGACCCCTATTTTTCAATTTTCGGGTTTATTTCTTTACCCCCTCACTCCCATGGGAACCGGACCTATCAGGAATTATTTATCAACAAACGCCCGATAAAAAATCCGATGATCAGTCACGCGGTTTATGAGGCTTATGCCACTCATCTTATGAAAGGCCAAAACCCTTTTTTTATTTTTTTGATGGACATTGATCCGTCCAAAGTCGATGTCAATGTCCACCCTTCCAAGAAAGAGGTCAGGTTTTCAGACGCTTCGTCCATCCATCAAAAAGTGTTTACAACCGTTAGAGAAACTTTAAACGGCAATTCGCTTCAGTGTCGAGTTCTGGAGTCTAGGGACGGGAACGAGCCGGTTCGTTCTTACCCGCCTCCGGAACGTTACCAGGTTCAGATCAAAGAGGCCGCCCAGGAATATGTGAACCGGACGGTCTTTGGAAAAGAACCGGAATACGATCGAAAAGACGAAAATCGGGATTTATTCAAGAATGCGGAAACCGGACAACAGCCCATTTTTAAAGTGTTAGGGCAATTTAATTCCATGTTTCTGCTGGTGCAATCAGAGGGAGAACTGCTCATTATTGATCAACATGCGGCGCATGAACGGATCTTGTTTGAGAAGTTTTTAGACCAATATGTCAAGACAACGCCTCAGGTGCAATCTCTTCTCATTCCCCAGCAGATCGATGTGAGCTTTAAAGACCTATTGGTTCTTCAAGAATATGAAAGCGTTTTTCATAAAATGGGATTTGAATTTGATTATTTCGGGGAACGGACGATCCTCATCCGGTCGGTTCCCTCGTTCTTGAGCGGAACAAATATTTTGTTTTTAATTTCTGATTTGATTGAAGATATCCAACTTTTTCAGGAAGTGTTTTCGGAAAAAGAAAGGGCGGAGAAAATCATTGCGACGATGGCCTGCCACGGGGCAGTTAAAGCAGGCCAAACTCTGGGACAAACCGAGATATCGACGCTCTACAATGATCTCATGCAATTAAATGGGCCCTTAACCTGTCCGCATGGACGGCCGATTAGAAAGAGCTTCAGCGTTAAGGAGCTGGAAAAGCTGTTTCACAGGATATGA